Genomic segment of Xenopus laevis strain J_2021 chromosome 4S, Xenopus_laevis_v10.1, whole genome shotgun sequence:
CTCCTGCAGGGCAATAAAAAAGAAGCAATTAATGTGCTGCGCTGACTTGTTCATCCCTCAACCAAATCTCGCTAAAAGCCCAGGAGCAGTTTCATTGGCCCTCGTGTGAGCCCACCCTCTTTATGTTTATCTAATCATGTGACTACATAGAGTGCAGGTCCCCACACTGGTGTCACATGTGATCCCCGGGGAAGAGTTTCCTGGTACTCACGTCTCTACTTCCTGTCTGGCACCTACTACTCTTTAACCcttacagcactgctgcctggcAGAGACTTGGGGTCACTATAACAAGGCGTGTGGACAAGGAAACAAAACCCCTAAAGGAATATATGGGAAAAAATACATGAAGTCTAGTTCACTAGGATCTTGTTGAACTACATACCCCAGCGCCTGTGGCAGCCTCACATTTATATTCACTGAGCTGCTGGGGGTACATGGGGGGCTGTAGAGCGGTGTCGGTGCATGTGGGGGAGCATTAGGGTAACGAGGTTATTACCTGCAGTGACGATCCCTTTGGCGCTCTGAGACAGACTGGAGGATCTGACAATACCATAGAGAGCTGCAGCAAGAGAGAGACGGGGGGTTAGAGCCCAGACGTGGAAGGGAACCAATCAGGACACAGTTATCTTCTCCTGCCCCAGAACATTCTATCACCCTGCTGCACTCACCTTGCTGTACTACACTGCTGTACTCACCTTGCTATACTCACCTTGCTGTACTACACTGCTGTACTCACCCTGCTGCACTCACCCTGCTGCACTCACCCTGCTGCACTCACCCTGCTGCACTCACCCTGCTGCACTCACCCTGCTGCACTCACCCTGCTGCACTCACCCTGCTGCACTCACCCTGCTGTACTACACTGCTGTACTACACTGCTGTACTCACCTTGCTGTACTACACTGCTGTACTCACCTTGCTGTACTACACTGCTGTACTACACTGCTGTACTACACTGCTGTACTCACCTTGCTGTACTCACCTTGCTGTACTCACCTTGCTGTACTCACCTTGCTGTACTCACCTTGCTGTACTCACCTTGCTGTACTACACTGCTGTACTACACTGCTGTACTACACTGCTGTACTCACCTTGCTGTACTCACCTTGCTGTACTCACCTTGCTGTACTCACCTTGCTGTACTCACCTTGCTGTACTACACTGCTGTACTCACCTTGCTGTACTCACCTTGCTGTACTCACCTTGCTGTACTCACCTTGCTGTACTCACCTTGCTGTACTCACCTTGCTGTACTACACTGCTGTACTCACCTTGCTGTACTCACCTTGCTGTACTCACCTTGCTGTACTACACTGCTGTACTAACCTTGCTGTATTACACTGCTGTACTCACCTTGCTGTATTACACTGCTGCAATCAGGGTCCTGCGCCACCTGCAGTAAAATCTCCTCCACGTCACGATTCTTCCCCGGGGGGTCGACAAGCGCCGTGATGTTCTGCTGCAGTTTTTTGGGCAAAGCCATGAGCTGCTGGTACTGCCCCTCGGGGCTTTTATCCACCTGCCGGGGGCAGAATAACCCAGAAATCACTACTCACACCACACACACAAGGGTTAAATGGGGCGATTAGTTGCACCTCGTGTGTAATGTGGGGGCTCTTACCTCCACTCGGCCCTGTTGAGCTTTATACACAGCCAGGGGGCAGTCGAGCAGTATGGCAGCGTAAAGCTTCTGGAAATGGGGAACATTCGGCTTCACTATGTTCAACACTTTGTCCTTGTCCTCCCCAATAATCATGCGGAAATCTCCTATAGACAAAAAGAAATCCCATATAATCAAACGACAGTGGGAGCCCGAATATTCTCTGGGTGTCCTGTCCCAATATTGGGGTCACACAGCTCAGTCAAtgggtcagtaacaggcaaacatgtaggggcagagaATAACGGGACTATCATATAAATATTGTCCAATAAAGTCAATGAAACTTCTCtcagttcttttttaaagggaatttccTCCAATGAGACAAAGGAGCTGATTCTTCACATACAGAGAAACTTGATTATCCCAGAGCAGGTCATTGCCGTACAACCACGCCCTTACCTGGGCAGTGGGAGGAGTCAGAGCACAAGCAGGAAGTAGAATGGTCAGGGGCTCTGGATACAGGTGAGAAGGGCCTGGCACTGGGAGGAGGGATTCATTGGATCTTCAGGAATCAGGTGGATAAATCAATGTATTTGGGAAGTTGTTGTGAGTGCAACGTGCCCCCCAGTACTGTACCTGCATAGGAGAGCCCCGCAATCTGCAGGTAGAGTTCCTCCTCGGAGAAGCTTTCGGGGAGCATGAGGAAAGCCGCGTTGAGCGCACTCTTCAGATTGGAGGTTAATGCCGATTTGAGGCGCCCGTCGTCCCGCTGAGTCAGGATCTTCACCTGGAAAATCAAAATGTCAATTTAATTGGCAATAACCAAGCGCAGACATGTGACTCAGGACACCAATCAGATGCCAACCTTAGTttcatgctctgattggctacaggttttttttttagcccgGGGCAATTGCTAATcctctgattggctattggttATTTTAGCCCTGGGGaggttctaatgctctgattggctacaggctgATCTAGCAGCTCCAGGTTAGAAGAAAGGGCCACAAGCCCAAGGTTTGCCCCTGGTTTGGCCTGTTCTCATACAACAAGATGCACAAACAGATTTCTAATGGATCTGATGTACTGTAGGGGAATTAGAGTGCAAGCTCAGTGGGGtagtggatgtttttttttttatcaggttcTGAAGCTGCAGCCATAAAGATCAGGAATCCAGCCAGTGTATTTCAGCATTAAATGCAGATCCTGGATCCATTCCTGTTCTGTCGGGCCCTGGCCGCACCCTGTCGCATGTTTGCACTGACTGGGAACGGTTTTCCATGCCGTTTGCACAGCTCAAGCCCAGAGTGGATGTGGGTCAGCGCCGGCCCCTCTCTGTTTGCTCAGAAACTCATTAATTAAGGGAAACGTTTCTGACAAGAAAGGCAAGTCAAGAGGCAAATGACAGGGGGATTAAGGGCACAACAATGGCGTCagtggaaaaaacaaatgttGTGAATTTGCCCAATCAATGGCAAGTAACTAACTGTCATCTGAACAAAGGGAACATTCACTGACTGTCACGCGCATGTGTCACCATCTGGGGCCGGAGCAGGTGCCAATACAGCAAATGGCTGTCAGCTCTAGGGCAGATTATAGAGCCGGGGGAAGTACTGTGGGGTCAGTCACTGCAGCAGGGGGACACCCCAAAGCTTAGAGTAGGATTCACACAGGAATGACACGAGTTCCCTGAAGCTGCACAGTAAACAACCCTATGGCTAATGACTCCCAGCAGCCTCCCACAGGCCAAGGTTATTAAATGACAAATGTTTTACAGAGAAACCTTCCCCTTATCAACGCATCAGACATAAAGGGGAAATAAgttgctgctactgctgctgttgctgcccTCTAGGGGACACAATTAGCCATAACAGGCCGACTTCAGTTCTGCAGAGCCACATGCTACAAATACTGAATTCAACCCCCACAAATATAAGAGATAATAACTGATCCATTCCCTTTATCAAcatagtcgctcttctctgtactttctctatttcattactgttccttatatatttatatatagtgatcacccttatatatatatatatcatatccccttatatatatagtgatcagtgTGATCATATATCATAgatatatccccttatatattaatattatgatcatatacc
This window contains:
- the LOC108704415 gene encoding phosphatidate cytidylyltransferase, mitochondrial isoform X2; this translates as MEEKLQFMSVPAVVASRLENKMLDFVFAVDDPVTWHTMNIIQNRSHYSFLKFLGPKHITAVQNNYGAGVYYNTLVPCDGRLIKYGVVSTETLLQDLLHWRTLYIAGRLHKPVKILTQRDDGRLKSALTSNLKSALNAAFLMLPESFSEEELYLQIAGLSYAGDFRMIIGEDKDKVLNIVKPNVPHFQKLYAAILLDCPLAVYKAQQGRVEVDKSPEGQYQQLMALPKKLQQNITALVDPPGKNRDVEEILLQVAQDPDCSSVIQQALYGIVRSSSLSQSAKGIVTAGVKKSVQYSSKKLYKMLRSLRRGKS
- the LOC108704415 gene encoding phosphatidate cytidylyltransferase, mitochondrial isoform X1, yielding MSLPVLQGTGFQFRRILSFFPQDISLAFTYGSGVFRQAGSSHNDVRNKMLDFVFAVDDPVTWHTMNIIQNRSHYSFLKFLGPKHITAVQNNYGAGVYYNTLVPCDGRLIKYGVVSTETLLQDLLHWRTLYIAGRLHKPVKILTQRDDGRLKSALTSNLKSALNAAFLMLPESFSEEELYLQIAGLSYAGDFRMIIGEDKDKVLNIVKPNVPHFQKLYAAILLDCPLAVYKAQQGRVEVDKSPEGQYQQLMALPKKLQQNITALVDPPGKNRDVEEILLQVAQDPDCSSVIQQALYGIVRSSSLSQSAKGIVTAGVKKSVQYSSKKLYKMLRSLRRGKS